The proteins below come from a single Sorghum bicolor cultivar BTx623 chromosome 4, Sorghum_bicolor_NCBIv3, whole genome shotgun sequence genomic window:
- the LOC8078884 gene encoding uncharacterized protein LOC8078884 encodes MLTRRHGGFRLGRKLLSAWRWALCHRRRRRGRGYLRLQQPWQQGGRGSSKSPSTSPLPDEAAVRAKQQLVVQQQQQRDESGGSPRMLTWGRSLARRMRLLRRRAGGGKDHHRHRLLEDNAAAEATTPKGQVAVYVGGAEPGGESMRYVVPVVYFNHPLFGELLREAEEEFGFQHPGGITIPCAASRFERAAAVAAGKKQVPAGAGWW; translated from the coding sequence ATGCTGACGAGGCGGCACGGAGGGTTCCGGCTCGGCCGGAAGCTGCTCAGCGCCTGGCgatgggcgctctgccaccgccggcgccgccgcggccgcgggtACCTCCGCCTGCAGCAGCCGTGGCAACAAGGAGGACGAGGCAGCAGCAAATCCCCGTCGACATCCCCGCTGCCGGATGAAGCAGCGGTGCGCGCCAAGCAGCAGCTCgtggtgcagcagcagcagcagcgcgatGAGTCTGGTGGCTCGCCGCGGATGCTGACGTGGGGGCGGTCGCTGGCGCGGCGGATGAGGCTCCTGCGGCGGCGTGCGGGAGGGGGGAAggaccaccaccgccaccggctgctggaggacaacgccgcggcggagGCCACGACGCCCAAGGGGCAGGTGGCCGTGTACGTGGGCGGCGCCGAGCCCGGCGGGGAGTCGATGCGGTACGTGGTCCCCGTGGTGTACTTCAACCACCCGCTGTTCGGGGAGCTGCTGCGCGAGGCCGAGGAGGAGTTCGGCTTCCAGCACCCCGGCGGGATCACCATCCcgtgcgccgcctcgcgcttcGAGCGCGCAGCCGCCGTGGCCGCCGGGAAGAAGCAGGTGCCTGCTGGTGCTGGATGGTGGTAG
- the LOC110434652 gene encoding OBERON-like protein produces the protein MGTSSGANFHQQPPSTQGMLPPRHGPRPSGLQTSLSLASSEQVGSPDMQEPGSNSDPGHDSATESASSKDTWPAEPNQSNGGVAASGVVSKAAEKEKEVANGVSKLQVIRGPSSRVGGMLLREVARERVDLVAEKMKVMPEEHLEEVKNELRSILEGTGGSHHIEEFLYLQKLVQDRDDLTPSMLSVAHHVQLEILVAIKTGIQAFLHPSVTIPHNRLVEVFLYKRCRNIACQSALPAEECRCNVCASRNGFCNLCMCVICNKFDFEVNTCRWIGCDFCSHWTHTDCAIHNGQIGMGQSVKSSIGHAEMLFRCRACQRTSELLGWVKDVFQQCAPGWDRDALLRELEFVCKIFRLSEDTKGRVLFRKCLDLIERLRNAPADSINPRVILQALQELEMDSPKISENEDVGHLITPQEACNRIAEVVQEAVRKMELVAEEKMRLYKKARLAVEACDRELEEKVREAQELKAERLRKKQQVEELESIVRLKQAEAEMFQLKANEARQEAERLQSIALTKSKTAEQDYASMYLKRRLEEAEAEKQFLFEKIKLQENQRPAVGVGSSSGAGGDSAQTMMLSKIQDLLKNVRSKPAKSEGH, from the exons ATGGGGACCTCTTCTGGCGCGAATTTCCATCAGCAACCTCCTTCGACCCAGGGGATGTTGCCACCAAGGCATGGTCCTCGCCCCTCAGGGTTGCAGACCTCACTCTCGCTGGCCTCTTCGGAGCAGGTTGGCTCGCCTGACATGCAGGAGCCTGGTTCAAACTCGGACCCAGGGCATGACTCTGCCACTGAGAGCGCCAGTTCCAAAGACACATGGCCTGCTGAGCCGAACCAGAGCAATGGTGGGGTAGCTGCCAGTGGTGTCGTGAGTAAGGCGgcggagaaggagaaggaggtggCGAATGGTGTATCCAAGCTGCAGGTTATCCGCGGACCCTCCTCTCGTGTGGGTGGGATGCTTCTGCGGGAGGTTGCACGGGAGAGGGTTGATCTGGTTGctgagaagatgaaggtgatgcCGGAGGAGCACCTGGAGGAGGTCAAGAATGAGCTCAGGTCGATTCTGGAGGGCACTGGAGGTTCTCACCACATCGAGGAGTTCTTGTACTTGCAGAAGCTTGTCCAGGACAGGGATGATTTGACACCATCCATGCTTTCAGTGGCGCACCATGTGCAGCTTGAGATCCTTGTTGCAATCAAGACTGGGATACAGGCCTTTCTGCACCCCAGCGTTACCATTCCACACAATCGCTTGGTGGAGGTTTTCTTGTACAAGCGGTGCCGGAACATTGCTTGCCAGAGTGCTCTCCCTGCTGAGGAGTGCAGATGCAATGTGTGTGCTAGCAGGAATGGCTTTTGCAACCTGTGCATGTGTGTCATCTGTAACAAGTTTGATTTTGAGGTCAATACATGCCGTTGGATTGGTTGTGATTTCTGCTCTCACTGGACACATACAGATTGTGCAATTCACAATGGCCAGATAGGAATGGGACAATCAGTGAAAAGCAGCATTGGTCATGCTGAAATGCTTTTTAGGTGCCGAGCTTGCCAGAGGACCTCAGAGCTGCTGGGTTGGGTTAAGGATGTCTTCCAACAATGTGCTCCTGGTTGGGATAGGGATGCTTTGTTACGTGAGCTTGAGTTTGTTTGTAAGATATTCCGTTTAAGTGAGGATACAAAAGGGAGAGTGTTGTTCAGGAAATGTCTAGATCTGATTGAAAGGCTGAGGAACGCTCCGGCTGATTCCATCAATCCTAGGGTGATACTACAAGCACTCCAAG AGCTTGAGATGGACTCCCCCAAGATCTCCGAAAATGAAGATGTTGGGCATCTAATCACACCCCAGGAAGCTTGCAACCGTATAGCAGAGGTAGTCCAAGAGGCTGTGAGAAAGATGGAGCTCGTCGCTGAAGAAAAGATGCGACTTTACAAGAAGGCCCGTCTTGCTGTGGAGGCCTGTGACCGAGAGCTGGAGGAGAAGGTTAGGGAAGCCCAGGAGCTGAAGGCGGAGCGTCTGCGCAAGAAGCAGCAGGTGGAGGAGCTGGAGAGCATCGTGCGGTTGAAGCAGGCAGAAGCGGAGATGTTCCAGCTGAAGGCGAATGAGGCCCGGCAGGAGGCGGAGCGGCTACAGAGCATCGCGCTCACCAAGTCCAAGACAGCCGAGCAGGACTATGCCAGCATGTACCTGAAGCGGCGCCTGgaggaggcagaggcagagaaaCAGTTCCTTTTTGAGAAGATCAAGCTGCAGGAGAACCAGAGGCCAGCCGTGGGTGTGGGCAGCAGCAGTGGTGCTGGAGGTGACTCCGCACAGACGATGATGCTATCCAAGATTCAGGACCTGCTCAAGAACGTCCGCAGCAAGCCAGCGAAGTCGGAGGGTCACTAG
- the LOC8078883 gene encoding vacuolar-processing enzyme beta-isozyme 1, with protein sequence MAARWCLVLLVLVLAAAAAGAEKGEWDPVIRMPGEEEPAASSHSHSGEGFEGEEDVAVGTRWAVLVAGSSGYGNYRHQADICHAYQILRKGGIKEENIVVFMYDDVATSALNPRQGVIINHPQGEDVYAGVPKDYTGDQVTAKNFFAVLLGNKTAVTGGSRKVINSKPDDHIFICYSDHGGPGVLGMPNLPYLYAGDFMKVLREKHASNSYAKMVIYIEACESGSIFEGLMPEDLNIYVTTASNAEESSWGTYCPGMEPSPPSEYITCLGDLYSVSWMEDSETHNLKEETIKEQYEVVKERTSDSNSYGAGSHVMEYGDKTFKGEKLYLYQGFDPANANVTNKLLRPGLEAVVNQRDADILFLWKRYELLHEKSEEKQEVLREITGTVRHRKHLDSSIDFIGKLLFGIEKGPFTLQAVRPSGQPLVDDWDCLKQMVRIFESHCGSLTQYGMKHMRAFANICNSGTPGASMKQASMGACGSYNSARWSPLVQGYSA encoded by the exons ATGGCTGCGCGGTGGTGCCTCGTGCTGCTCGTGTTGGTGCTGGCCGCGGCAGCGGCCGGCGCGGAGAAGGGAGAGTGGGACCCGGTCATTCGGATGCCTGGGGAGGAGGAGCCTGCAGCGTCGTCGCACTCGCACAGCGGCGAGGGATTTGAGGGAGAGGAGGATGTCGCCGTCGGGACGAGGTGGGCAGTGCTCGTTGCCGGGTCCTCAGGCTACGGCAACTACAGGCACCAG GCTGATATATGCCATGCGTACCAGATACTGCGGAAAGGAGGGATAAAAGAGGAGAACATTGTGGTGTTCATGTATGATGACGTTGCCACTAGTGCACTTAACCCAAGGCAGGGGGTTATTATCAATCACCCACAGGGCGAAGATGTTTATGCTGGTGTTCCGAAG GACTACACTGGCGACCAGGTCACTGCTAAAAACTTCTTTGCAGTTCTCTTGGGCAACAAAACAGCAGTCACTGGAGGCAGCAGGAAGGTCATCAATAGCAAACCAGATGACCATATTTTTATCTGTTACTCAGATCACGGGGGGCCTGGTGTTCTTG GTATGCCCAATCTGCCATATCTTTATGCTGGTGACTTCATGAAGGTGTTAAGAGAAAAACATGCTTCAAACAGCTATGCCAAAATG GTTATATATATTGAAGCATGCGAAAGTGGCAGTATATTTGAGGGGTTAATGCCAGAAGACCTTAATATTTATGTCACGACTGCATCCAATGCAGAAGAAAGTAGCTGGGGTACATACTGTCCAGGAATGGAACCATCACCTCCTTCCGAGTACATTACCTGCCTAGGTGATCTCTATAGTGTCTCTTGGATGGAAGACAG TGAGACTCACAATCTGAAGGAGGAAACAATAAAGGAACAGTATGAAGTG GTGAAGGAGCGTACTTCAGACTCGAACAGCTATGGTGCAGGCTCTCATGTCATGGAGTATGGTGACAAGACCTTCAAGGGAGAGAAGCTTTACCTTTATCAAGGTTTTGATCCTGCAAATGCCAATGTCACAAATAAGCTACTTCGGCCAGGCCTAGAGGCTGTGGTCAACCAAAGGGATGCTGATATTCTCTTCCTATGGAAGAGG TATGAACTTTTACATGAGAAGTCCGAAGAGAAGCAGGAAGTTCTGAGGGAGATCACTGGAACAGTAAGGCATAGGAAGCACCTGGACAGTAGCATCGATTTCATTGGAAAGCTTCTCTTCGGCATTGAGAAAGGGCCTTTCACGCTTCAAGCCGTTAGACCTTCCGGCCAGCCACTCGTTGATGATTGGGATTGCTTGAAGCAAATG GTACGGATCTTCGAATCCCATTGTGGATCGCTCACTCAGTACGGTATGAAGCATATGAGGGCGTTCGCAAATATATGCAACAGTGGCACGCCTGGCGCTTCGATGAAGCAAGCGAGCATGGGTGCCTGTGGCAGCTACAACTCGGCGAGATGGAGCCCGTTGGTTCAGGGCTACAGCGCTTGA
- the LOC110434535 gene encoding cysteine-rich repeat secretory protein 15-like, with amino-acid sequence MHLIIISCLAAVFFLHVDAAPGTFVYTGCSPSRYAPNTAFESNLNSLLASMASTASTGATYSSFTSGAGPESESAAVDGAASAAYGLYQCRGDLRPGECEACVRDTVLRLGAAVCAGATAASLQSDGCYVRYGAARRNLVGRADDTSVAYHRCSAGTSGDAWFLRSRDAVLSELQQGVDATATASSGGGYKVSASGPVRGVAQCLLGGVAAADCTACLAQAVAQVHGTCGAALAADVYLVQCSVRYWTNAKYVRPSQGNPEDDAGRTVAIAIGISAGVAALVVFISFLRKACSS; translated from the exons AtgcacctcatcatcatcagctGCCTCGCGGCCGTATTCTTCCTCCACGTCGACGCCGCGCCGGGCACGTTCGTCTAcacagggtgctcgccgtcgaggTACGCGCCCAACACGGCCTTCGAGAGCAACCTCAACTCCCTCCTGGCATCCATGGCCTCCACCGCGTCCACCGGCGCCACCTACAGCAGCTTCACCTCCGGCGCCGGCCCGGAGTCCGAGTCCGCCGCGGTCGACGGCGCTGCGTCGGCCGCCTACGGCCTGTACCAGTGCCGCGGCGACCTGCGCCCGGGCGAGTGCGAGGCGTGCGTGCGCGACACGGTGTTGCGGCTCGGCGCGGCGGTGTGCGCCGGCGCGACCGCGGCGTCGCTGCAGTCGGACGGGTGCTACGTGCGGTACGGCGCCGCCCGGCGCAACCTCGTCGGCCGCGCCGACGACACCTCCGTGGCGTACCACCGGTGCAGCGCCGGCACGAGCGGGGACGCCTGGTTCCTCAGGTCCCGCGACGCCGTCCTGTCGGAGCTGCAGCAGGGCGTGGacgccaccgccacggcctcgtCGGGCGGCGGGTACAAGGTGAGCGCCTCGGGCCCCGTGCGGGGCGTCGCGCAGTGCCTCCTCGGCGGCGTCGCGGCGGCCGACTGCACCGCGTGCCTGGCGCAGGCGGTGGCGCAGGTCCACGGCACGTGTGGCGCCGCGCTCGCCGCCGACGTGTACCTGGTGCAGTGCTCCGTGAGGTACTGGACCAACGCCAAGTACGTCCGACCGTCGCAAG GTAACCCGGAGGATGACGCTGGGAGGACCGTGGCAATAGCAATCGGTATCTCGGCCGGGGTAGCAGCACTCGTGGTGTTCATTTCTTTCCTCAGAAAAGCAT GCTCAAGCTAG
- the LOC8075168 gene encoding uncharacterized protein LOC8075168, whose product MEIEMSSAAAAAAAAVEEQTRHLLGVGPAIGSTEAAASATRRPSRRDCCGWLPLHWFARDRDRARAVCKPMTAEEFRRHRENRQKVLEQGHFERLAANRKVVLECLRHYNSQHPHDEYEPAPGEVTTLVRKHDMGFLTHGNFVARRKRCSFLPASRTLFFFEIKRTSDFNGVVTCVPLDEPVTEAYSVLGFPIWWGSRRDGRSDCICKTCYRRFDAAHKPPACEHDKAERICEICHHRSPVLHPFPGEFEYGYREYLHRCNK is encoded by the exons ATGGAGATCGAAATGAgctctgccgccgccgccgcagcagcagcagtggagGAGCAAACTCGTCATCTACTCGGAGTTGGACCAGCGATTGGTTCGACGGAGGCGGCCGCATCGGCGACGCGCCGCCCTTCCCGTCGTGACTGCTGCGGGTGGCTGCCGCTGCACTGGTTCGCCCGCGACCGCGACCGCGCCCGCGCAGTCTGTAAGCCGATGACCGCCGAAGAGTTCAGGAGGCATCGGGAGAATAGGCAGAA GGTTCTTGAGCAGGGCCATTTCGAGCGCTTAGCCGCCAATCGCAAGGTTGTTCTGGAATGTCTTCGCCACTACAACTCTCAGCACCCG CACGATGAGTATGAACCTGCTCCTGGTGAGGTGACCACACTCGTCAGGAAGCACGACATGGGATTCTTGACTCATGGCAACTTTGTGGCTCGCCGCAAGCGCTGCTCCTTTCTTCCTGCTTCAAGGACTCTCTTCTTTTTTGAGATCAAACGCACCAGTGACTTCAATGGAGTTGTCACATGCGTCCCCTTAG ATGAACCAGTTACAGAAGCATATAGTGTCCTGGGTTTTCCTATTTGGTGGGGTAGTCGTCGTGATGGAAGAT CGGATTGCATTTGCAAGACCTGTTATCGTCGTTTTGATGCTGCACACAAGCCACCAGCATGTGAGCACGACAAGGCAGAGAGGATCTGTGAGATATGCCATCATCGCTCCCCTGTGCTGCATCCATTCCCTGGAGAATTTGAATATGGCTATCGCGAATACCTTCACCGCTGTAACAAATGA